The genomic window TGTCTATTATGTATATCtcgaaaaaaacattatttttgttgctgCTATCAGGAAATGAAATAGCATTCCACTATTTTATGATCCTTCAACCACGCATCCCGGTTTGATGCGGAGATGCGTGCGCGCAGCCGTCACCGGGAGGATACAGTGAAGCTGCGCCGGCGCAGTTTACAGCATGTTTTACGACGCCGATAGCATTGATAGCGATCACATCACTGGCCGCATGGTAATGTCTTGATATCGATGCAGATATACGAAGATAGACATGCTGCAAGTTGTGTGCACATTGCGGAACTcagaatatttgtttttgaattgtATGGGTTTGCGAAGATGACATAACGCATATGTTTTCCTACATGTCGATCAGTCCATGTGCAACCAGTCCCGATTATGATCTTTTCATGTCAGTAGATACCATCTAAATATTAACAGCGATATTGCAAATTcaattcatttcatttcaattcaTACAAAAGTTGAATCCAATTATACCAATTTCTCGAATAGCCTACAAAAACATTAAGTAAACTGATAAAGCACAAGACAAATGCTGACGACATTATCTGCAGAACAGCTCTCAGCTGGAAGCTGTTACTCATCAGCCGAGCCATCGCCCGCGGGAACGCCACGCGCCGGCTGTTCCCAAATGTATAGTTACCATTATGGTCTATAGTATTATCCCAAATGTATAGTCATTCGTATGCGCAGGCGCTCAGGACAGCACGACTCCtcgttaaaatattatacaaatgtgcaaaattataataaatgcgCCCTGCCGCGCCTTTATCGCTTCGTCATTACAATAATCATTTGTACGTATGTATTGATAAACATCTCGGTCACATCTCACAGTGATGCTGTGACACCTGCCGTCACGCGGCTCATTATACGCGCGCCGAGTATCCGCTCTCAAGCGATTTCTTTCATTCggttaatatatattttttttattttttatttatttgtttacctcaggcaactagggcccatagaaagtacaatacatacataatttaatattgcaatacttataaactaatacatataaaataacaataatcagcAGGACAATTTCTATTTGTTAACACGAATAGGCGGTGTCGTGTTGcactgcgtggtgtcgcgtagcctcccgcggaaccgccggaaaacgacacctttcggccaaaacgcttcttggaacatgtcgagatgctgagtcggcacacgtaccacaaacGATTTGAAATTTGTGTTGTGTCTGGGCTCCAACCTCTCGACTCTTAAGGTCCAGTTCGTCTTGACTCgtatatactccacgatctcctcaaccttcgtggagtgatgtaaacgcgaaacatacagctgcgtcgtcggtATTGCGGGGCGCAGCAGCATGTTCGGACCAGTCAACGCAGTTCCGCATTGATTTCGGCTAGATGGCTTCTTCTTCCTTCTTTCCACCTTCACGAAACCATCTGCATCAACTTTCCCTTTACATGGTACAGATTGTACCGTACCTCGGGTTCCTTCGGGCTGATATTGTATCGCCACAGTAGCTTTAGGTGGCCGTTGGACGGGATCTCGCTTTACGGCATCCGAGTAAACACGTCCAAGCCTAGACGTGCTTACATTCGTCGGCGTCCCGTAGGCAGGGGACGCGGGGAGGGCGGGGCACGGTGACGCATCACTAGTAGTGGCGACGGCAGGCGACGAGTGCAATTTTGCTGACTCGGCGCGTTGCGGCGATGCGTTGACCTGTCCGTGGCGTGTGTTGTCGCTGTTGGCATGCGCGTGTGACCTACATGCAGAGTTTCGCAATTCTGCTACCTCGTTACGTAGATCACAGATGGTGGATTGTGATGCCTCCAGCTTCAATTGCAGCTCGACCAGGCTGGACCTCATACTCGTGATGTCCTTtaacagcctggtgacgtcgacgtgATCGAAAGTGACCGGGGGCAGCTTCCGCAACTCCTTTGCCACGAACGTTGGCACGTCGTCCGGGTCGGTCTCCTTCAACAGCCTTATAGTGTCTTGGAGACTCCTCTCTCCCTTTTCATCTCGCCTGCGGGTCGGCATTCGGTCTGCCATTTGCAGCGACTCGTACAACAGCTTCTTTGCGCTGCGTATCTCCTCCTCGGTGAAGTTTGAGGTGCAAATCTGGGTCACACTGACCTCATCCATGACGTCCAGCTGGTACTGCAGGAACGCCAGGACCTTGTTCGCCACGAGTTCTTCCGAACGCATGGTATCGACTTAGCGGCGGCTGACGCCGCGCTcggcacgaaattaaaataatttctgcgaACAGTGCAAACGCGTCCGACGTCAACGAATGAACGCGACACACTGCGATATAATATATGGCAGCGAACGTTCGTTAAGTGAAAATGTGTTGCTCTTAAACCTGATACGTTATTGCAGTAACTCGTTTAATGTACTTTATCATCAAATAAATGGCTTTTGAATTTCAACTTGCTATCGCAACCATTATGGGTGTTAAAAGTTTTACGTACTCAAAACAAACTGGATGACGTATTCGCAATACTAAGCACATAGGTAAACTTAGAGTAATATTACCATATCAAGAGTTAGATGAAGCTGCTCTTATACATTTCACTGCACCGACAAGCCGGACTTGTATTCCTCTACCGTATCTGCACGTAGCGCGCAATATATCTTTCTATCACTAGTTAAATCGTGTAAATCAGTATTTATCACCGTTTCTCGGGAACGCTGTGGCGCACGGTTATCACAAGTCGTTGCGCGGGCGCCGCTCAGGCATCGAACCCGCAACCCCATCATTCAGGCACATCACGACTGCCGCGGCACGGAGTTAGGCGCTCTGCACACTGAACACATCCAG from Helicoverpa zea isolate HzStark_Cry1AcR chromosome 20, ilHelZeax1.1, whole genome shotgun sequence includes these protein-coding regions:
- the LOC124640456 gene encoding uncharacterized protein LOC124640456, whose product is MRSEELVANKVLAFLQYQLDVMDEVSVTQICTSNFTEEEIRSAKKLLYESLQMADRMPTRRRDEKGERSLQDTIRLLKETDPDDVPTFVAKELRKLPPVTFDHVDVTRLLKDITSMRSSLVELQLKLEASQSTICDLRNEVAELRNSACRSHAHANSDNTRHGQVNASPQRAESAKLHSSPAVATTSDASPCPALPASPAYGTPTNVSTSRLGRVYSDAVKRDPVQRPPKATVAIQYQPEGTRGTVQSVPCKGKVDADGFVKVERRKKKPSSRNQCGTALTGPNMLLRPAIPTTQLYVSRLHHSTKVEEIVEYIRVKTNWTLRVERLEPRHNTNFKSFVVRVPTQHLDMFQEAFWPKGVVFRRFRGRLRDTTQCNTTPPIRVNK